ACCAATGGCGCACCAGGTCCAGCAGGCGATCGCCCGGTTGACCCGCTTCAAACTGGCTTGGCGTGTTGCCCCAGGCCTGGCACAGCGCGTAGCCCAAGATGGCGTTGGTCAGCACCCGCCGCCCCAGGGGCTTGCTCAAAACGCGATCGCACCATTCCCGATTCAGATACCAGTCATCGGTGACGTCGTGGTCATCGCAAATCATGTAGGTGGGGACATTGGCCAAGGCCCGTCGCACCCGCCCCAGATCGCGGTAAAAGTCCTTGAGCAAGCGGCTTTCCTTGGTCCAGCGCTTGGCGCGCTGGGAGCTGGCCTGACGAATATCTAAAAAAGGCGGCAGATCCTCCGGCCACAGCACCGGCGACCAGACAAACAGGTACATGGCCAGGTATTCGGCCAGGGACAGCAGATGGCTTTTGGCCTTTTCTTCGTTGCCGTGGGCCATGGCCGTGAAGCCCGCCTGACGTTCGGCGATCGCGCACCGCTCCCCCGGCAGGATCTGCGAGGCCAAAAGGGTCTCCTCGGGATGGCGATCGCTGGGCAGCAGCGGCAGCACCTCCTGCCAGCCCAGCAGCGTCTCTCCCGCATCGGTGAGCATCCACAGCAGCGGGTCCGCGACGTCGTCGCCGTAGATCTGGTCGCCGGTCAAAAAGAGCTGGTGGGGACGACTGCGCCCGCTCGTCGCGTGGTGACCAATGAAGTCATCCAGCATCACCAGCGCATCCCGGCCTTCTCCGTGGGGCTTGCGACAGGAGCCATGCACAATGCACAGGTCGTCAAGATCCCCAGGCGGCAGGCTAAAGGTGGGCAGCTGGTGGTCAAAGTAGCTGATGGGTGCAGGCGGCAGGGGATTGGTTTCCTGGGGGGGCGTCAGAGCCGTGATCAGGTCGCGATCGCCAAAGGTCAGATCATAGGCATAGACCTGGTCCGGGGCCAAAACCTGCTCTCCCCGGGGCCGCGCCGTCACCGCCACCAGATGCAAGTACGGCCCCAGCGCCGTCGTGGTCTGCGTTCCCTCCAGCACGACGGCTTGGGGCACGATGCCCTGGCCCGCCTCGGTGGCCAGCACGCTCAGCCGGACCTCGTGGGGCTCCCGCAGCACTAGCCATACAGTCACAGCATCCGGCTCGACCCGACGGAGAACCGGTCCCGTCAAGACCAGCGGCAGGGTCGAGAGGCGATCGCGCAACGGAGTCCAGGCCATGGAGCAAGTTCCCGAGAAACGAAGCAGCAGCGAGGAAAACCCTCAGATGTCTCGATTTTGCGCAACTTCTTTTGGCGCTGCAAGTTCTCCCAGGGGGGATTTGCGCCCGCTCTGGCCCTGGCCAGGACCAAGGGCGATCGCTCCATAGATTCAAGGTTATGAAGTTTTGATTTTGTCAGTCGAAATTCAAAGTTTCTCGACAAAGGTTTGGTTTAATTCAAAAATCAAACCTGCCATACTAAATACTGCTTTATCGCTATTTAGTTAAGATCGCGATTTTCCAATGATTGATCTCCTCCCCTCTCTCCAAATTGGCCCCCACCGCGTCCGCTATCCAATTCTCCAGGGAGCCATGGCGGTGCGCGTCTCCGGGGCCAATCTGGCCGCCGCCGTGGCCGAGGCGGGAGGAGTGGGGGTGATCTCTGCCTTTGGGCTGGGGCTGACGCCTCGCGGGCGATCGCCCCAGGGAGGGTCCTTTGGGGAGGCCACCCAGGCCGCTCTGGTCGCCGAGCTGGCCAAGGCCCGTGCCCAGAGTCCCCAGGGCGTGCTGGGGGTGAATGTCCTGGCCGCCGCCCGAGGCTACCGGGCGATCGCCCGCACCGCCGCCGCCGCTGGCGCTGACGTGATCATCATCGGGGCCGGTCTGCCCCTGGATCTGCCAGAGCATTTGGCCGACTATCCCCAGGTCGCCCTGGTGCCCATGGTGTCCAACGCCGCCGCCGCCCGCACCCTCTGCCAGACCTGGCAGCAGCGCTATCAGCGCCTCCCCGACGCCCTCATTGTCGAGAACTGCCGCACCATTGGCGGGCACTTCAGCCAGTGCGAGCACCTCGACGACCAGGCCCAGCCCCTCCAGGTGGCGATCGCCCAGGTCCGGGCCGCCCTCACCGAGCTCAAGGTAACGCTGCCCCTGATCGCGGCGGGGGGCATCTGGGACCACAGCGACCTCCGCCACGCCCTCGCCCTCGGCGCCGACGGCGTCCAGATCGGCAGCCGCTTCATCACCACCCACGAGTGCGACGCCCACCCCCGCTACAAGGCCTTTCACCTCCAGGCCCAGGGGCAGGACGTGATGGTGGTGCCCAGCCCCGTCGGCAAACCGGGCCGCGCCCTGCGCAATGCCTTCGCCGAGCGGGCGATCGCCGGTTCTCTTCGCCAAGAGCAGCGCTGCATCGCCAACTGTTTAGAATCGTGTTTGTGCCGCGACCACCGCCAGACCTACTGTCTGCTCCAGGCCTTGGCGATCGCCGCCCAGGGAGACATCGAGAACGGCCTCATCTTCGCCGGGGCCGCCATCAAAGGGAGCGATCGCCTGCTCTCGGTCGCCGAGCTGATGACCGAGCTCACCCGCCCCGCCGACTTGTGCGTCCATTCCTAGTCCCCTTGCACCCCGACGACCCGCAGAAATCACCGTGACGATCGAAGAACTCTTGCAGCAATACCTTCAAGGCAAACGACGCTTTTGGGGCGCAGCCTTGCGGGAAGCCGAACTGATGAATGTCGCCCTCGGCGGCATCGACCTGAGCTATGGAGACCTGCGCCACATCCGCATCGGCAAAGCCAACCTCAGCCGCGCCTCTCTCCGCCAAACGGACCTCAGCGAAGCCATTTTGTGGGGGACCGACCTCAGCGAAGCCGACCTCTACCAGGCCGTGCTGCGCGAAGCCGACCTGACCGGCGCCAAGCTGGTCCAGGCCCGTCTTGATGAGGCTGTCCTGCTCAAGGCCAGTCTGGGCGGCGCCAACCTCACCCGCGCCAAGCTCGCCCAGGCCATGCTGATCCACGCCGATCTGCGCCCGAGCTCCGATCAGCGCACCGACCTGGGCTGGGCGGACCTCACCCGCGCCGACCTCAGCTACGCGGACCTGGGAGCCGCCACCCTGCGCCACGCCAACCTCACCCACGCCAAGCTGTGCCGCGCCAACCTCAGCCGGCGATCGCAGTGGGGAGACGTCGTCACCGATCTCAGCCACGCCTGCCTGCGTCACGCCGATCTCAGCTACGCGGACCTGCGGGGGGCCGCCCTGCACGAGGCTGATCTGCGGGGCGCGGATCTCACCGGCACCCTTCTAGAAGGCGCCGATCTCCAGGGAGCCACAATGCCAGACGGCACCGTACAGGGCTGAACAACGGTCCTGAAAAACAGCCCTGCAAGACAAAAACCGGCAGGGATAAGCACCCTGCCGGACTCTGAAGCTGAGGATTGTTGCGATCGCAACAACTGCGCGATCGCGCAGTTAAAGATCAACCATTCAAGATCAAGCGTTCAAGATCAATCTTTACGGTTGCAAGATCCAATACTGTTGGAAGCGCTGAAACTTCAGCGATCGAGCGCTTAGCCGCGCTGCGTCGACCAGGGACCCCAGATCGCGAAGGTAATTCCAGGATTTTGAATGTTCACAAACATGGTGCGGCCCGAGGGCGAGAAGCAAACGCCAGCCACCTCTGAGTCGTTGATGGCGTTGCGGGCAAAGGGGTAAAGCTCGCCCCGAGCATTGACGCCGACCACGTAGTTCGAGCCGTCGCCGTCTTCGCACAGGAAGACATCGCCGAAGGGAGACACGATCACGTTGTCGGGGTTTTCCAGCACCGAGGCGTCGTTGGGCTCCGCGAAGAGCTCCAGATAGCCGCCTTCCTGGGCGATCCGTCCGGGAATATAGCGCCACACCTGGCCCTTGCCCAGCGGTCCACCGCTGGTGCAGGCAAAGTAGATTTCACCGTTGCCGTAGGCGATGCCCTCACCGCGAGCAAAGGTGGCTGCTCCTTTGGAGATGCCTTCGTAGCGGACGGTGTCCTGAGCGGGGTCGACTTCGTCGATGCGCACCCACTCGACGGGCAGGCGCTGGCCGATGCTGAAGCCGCGAGCGGTGTTGACGCTGCCGCTGCCTTGGATCTTGAGGGCTTCGAGGACGCCGCCTTCGGTCAGGACGCTGGACCGGTTGGGCAAGAAGCGATAGAACAGGCTGTCGCCCCGGTCTTCGGTTTGGTAAATGATGCCGGTGCGAGGATCCACGGCGATCGCCTCGTGGTTGAAGCGGCCCATGGCCACCAGGGGCACCGGGGTTACCGGACCGGTCGCCGTTGCCGGAACTTCAAAGTTGTAGCCGTGGCGCTTGGTGACGCGGGGGTTGGTTTGGGGGGTGGAAACGTCTTCTTCGCAGCTAATCCAGCTTCCCCAGGGAGTAGCGCCGCCAGCGCAGTTGCGGAAGGTCCCGGCCAAGGAGACATAGTGGCGCACCAGTTCCCGGTTCGGGCCGACCACGAGGGTGGTCGTACCGCCCATACAGGCCGGGTCGTATTGGTTGGTCGCGATCACAGGGGCGCTGGCGCTGGTGCCCAGCTCGTGGTTGCGCACCAGGATCGTGTTGCCCTGAGAGCCTTCGAAAGCCGCCATACCGTCGTGGTTGCTGGGCGCTGGCGTGCCGTCACTCATCAGATCTTTAGTGCGAGAGAAGGCGCGATACTGAAATCCCCGTGGCAGCTCGAGCAGGCCCTTAGGATCGGGCTGTAGGGGACCATAGCCAGCGCCCCGCGTGGGAAGGCCCTGGGCTTCCCGGGCGTAGAGCTTGCGGAGAGGATCGGCAAGGATCACAGAAGCGGTGGTGGCACCGGCGATCGCAAAGAAGCGGCGACGAG
This genomic stretch from Geitlerinema sp. PCC 7407 harbors:
- a CDS encoding nitronate monooxygenase family protein, with translation MIDLLPSLQIGPHRVRYPILQGAMAVRVSGANLAAAVAEAGGVGVISAFGLGLTPRGRSPQGGSFGEATQAALVAELAKARAQSPQGVLGVNVLAAARGYRAIARTAAAAGADVIIIGAGLPLDLPEHLADYPQVALVPMVSNAAAARTLCQTWQQRYQRLPDALIVENCRTIGGHFSQCEHLDDQAQPLQVAIAQVRAALTELKVTLPLIAAGGIWDHSDLRHALALGADGVQIGSRFITTHECDAHPRYKAFHLQAQGQDVMVVPSPVGKPGRALRNAFAERAIAGSLRQEQRCIANCLESCLCRDHRQTYCLLQALAIAAQGDIENGLIFAGAAIKGSDRLLSVAELMTELTRPADLCVHS
- the hetL gene encoding heterocyst differentiation pentapeptide repeat protein HetL, with amino-acid sequence MTIEELLQQYLQGKRRFWGAALREAELMNVALGGIDLSYGDLRHIRIGKANLSRASLRQTDLSEAILWGTDLSEADLYQAVLREADLTGAKLVQARLDEAVLLKASLGGANLTRAKLAQAMLIHADLRPSSDQRTDLGWADLTRADLSYADLGAATLRHANLTHAKLCRANLSRRSQWGDVVTDLSHACLRHADLSYADLRGAALHEADLRGADLTGTLLEGADLQGATMPDGTVQG
- a CDS encoding alkaline phosphatase PhoX, with protein sequence MSFSRRRFFAIAGATTASVILADPLRKLYAREAQGLPTRGAGYGPLQPDPKGLLELPRGFQYRAFSRTKDLMSDGTPAPSNHDGMAAFEGSQGNTILVRNHELGTSASAPVIATNQYDPACMGGTTTLVVGPNRELVRHYVSLAGTFRNCAGGATPWGSWISCEEDVSTPQTNPRVTKRHGYNFEVPATATGPVTPVPLVAMGRFNHEAIAVDPRTGIIYQTEDRGDSLFYRFLPNRSSVLTEGGVLEALKIQGSGSVNTARGFSIGQRLPVEWVRIDEVDPAQDTVRYEGISKGAATFARGEGIAYGNGEIYFACTSGGPLGKGQVWRYIPGRIAQEGGYLELFAEPNDASVLENPDNVIVSPFGDVFLCEDGDGSNYVVGVNARGELYPFARNAINDSEVAGVCFSPSGRTMFVNIQNPGITFAIWGPWSTQRG